The following coding sequences are from one Rhodobiaceae bacterium window:
- the metG gene encoding methionine--tRNA ligase has translation MSAAKSFYITTPIYYVNDVPHIGHAYTTLACDALARFKRLDGYDVLFLTGNDEHGQKVEKSAEAQGITPQELCAQISGRFQSLAETMNFSIDDFIRTTEERHIKAVQDIWKRMADKGDIYLDSYAGWYSVRDEAFYGEDELKESSSGDKIAPTGAPVEWVEEPSYFFRLSAYQEKLLELYDKPGFIRPESRRNEVASFVKGGLRDLSISRTTFNWGVPVPGDPDHIVYVWLDALTNYIAAAGYPDAESDLFEKFWPADVHVIGKDILRFHAVYWPAFLLSAGIELPTQVFAHGWWTNEGEKISKSLGNVIDPFELVDTYGLDPVRYFLLREVPFGNDGDFSKTALVNRINSDLANDLGNLAQRSLSMLNKNLGGIVPEPKDLQPQDKAILAQADAALVLARGHFDDRAIHKALGAIWDVVAEANRYFAGEEPWALKKTDPERMGTVLYVTAEVVRNVALLAQPVVPAGAAKLLDVLAVPEGERTFAFCGSDHRLSPGTELPKPEAVFPRYVEPEASS, from the coding sequence ATGTCCGCCGCAAAATCCTTCTACATCACGACCCCGATCTACTACGTCAATGATGTGCCGCATATCGGGCATGCCTATACGACGCTCGCGTGTGATGCGCTGGCGCGTTTCAAACGGCTTGATGGCTATGATGTTCTCTTTCTGACCGGTAATGATGAGCACGGTCAGAAGGTAGAGAAGTCTGCGGAAGCGCAAGGCATTACCCCGCAAGAACTTTGCGCACAGATTTCGGGTCGCTTTCAGTCTCTTGCCGAGACCATGAATTTTTCAATCGATGACTTCATCCGCACGACCGAAGAGCGCCACATCAAAGCCGTGCAGGACATCTGGAAGCGGATGGCTGATAAGGGAGACATCTATCTCGACTCCTATGCCGGCTGGTACTCCGTCCGTGACGAGGCGTTCTACGGCGAAGACGAGCTGAAAGAGTCTTCCTCTGGCGACAAGATTGCGCCTACCGGTGCACCTGTAGAATGGGTTGAGGAGCCAAGCTATTTCTTCCGGCTTTCCGCTTATCAGGAAAAGCTGCTTGAGCTCTACGACAAGCCAGGGTTCATTCGGCCTGAAAGCCGCCGCAACGAAGTGGCAAGCTTTGTTAAAGGCGGGCTGAGAGATCTTTCAATTTCCAGAACGACCTTTAACTGGGGCGTGCCAGTGCCTGGCGATCCCGATCACATCGTCTATGTCTGGCTTGATGCGCTCACCAACTATATCGCGGCGGCAGGCTATCCCGACGCTGAGAGTGACTTGTTTGAAAAGTTCTGGCCTGCGGACGTACATGTCATTGGCAAAGACATTTTGAGGTTTCACGCGGTCTACTGGCCGGCCTTCCTTCTCTCTGCCGGCATTGAGTTGCCCACCCAGGTGTTTGCCCATGGGTGGTGGACAAATGAAGGCGAGAAGATTTCCAAATCGCTTGGTAATGTGATTGACCCGTTCGAGCTGGTGGACACCTATGGTCTTGACCCGGTCCGGTACTTCCTGCTGCGCGAAGTGCCGTTCGGCAATGATGGTGACTTTTCCAAGACCGCACTCGTCAACCGGATCAATTCAGACCTCGCCAATGACCTTGGCAATCTCGCCCAGCGCTCGCTTTCCATGCTGAACAAAAATCTCGGCGGCATTGTTCCCGAACCCAAAGATTTGCAGCCTCAGGACAAAGCCATTCTTGCGCAGGCGGATGCAGCCCTCGTCCTCGCTCGCGGCCATTTTGATGACCGGGCCATCCACAAAGCTCTCGGCGCCATCTGGGATGTTGTGGCTGAAGCCAATCGCTATTTCGCGGGCGAAGAGCCCTGGGCATTGAAGAAAACAGACCCTGAGCGTATGGGCACAGTGCTATATGTGACAGCAGAAGTTGTCCGCAATGTAGCGCTCCTAGCGCAACCGGTTGTTCCCGCTGGTGCTGCTAAGCTGCTCGATGTGCTGGCAGTGCCGGAAGGCGAGCGGACTTTCGCCTTTTGCGGGTCTGACCATCGTCTGAGCCCCGGCACCGAGCTTCCAAAACCTGAAGCGGTTTTCCCACGCTATGTGGAGCCGGAGGCGTCTTCATGA
- the ycfH gene encoding putative metal-dependent hydrolase YcfH, producing the protein MSARLVDSHCHLDFKDFNGELDDVVARAGEAGVGLMVTIGTTLRGFEGVLKVAETYDNIVCTVGIHPHEAEAEPDVDTARLVELAQHPKVVGIGETGLDYFYEHSPRDAQKTNFRAHIEASRETQLPLVIHTRDADEDMAEILTEEMGKGAFPALLHCFSSGRALGMTALDLGLYISLSGIVTFKSAADLQEIAKDVPLDKLLVETDAPYLAPVPKRGKRNEPSFVAHTAAKVAELQGIEVDTLAAATTDNFFKLFTKVSREALA; encoded by the coding sequence ATGAGTGCGCGCCTGGTCGACAGTCACTGCCATCTGGACTTCAAAGATTTCAACGGCGAGCTGGATGATGTCGTCGCACGCGCTGGCGAGGCGGGCGTTGGTCTGATGGTCACCATCGGAACAACCCTTCGCGGATTTGAGGGTGTGTTAAAGGTTGCAGAAACCTACGACAATATTGTCTGTACAGTCGGTATTCACCCGCACGAAGCAGAAGCCGAACCTGACGTTGATACGGCGCGACTTGTTGAGCTGGCGCAGCACCCGAAGGTTGTTGGCATTGGGGAAACCGGGCTCGACTATTTCTACGAACACAGCCCACGCGATGCCCAGAAAACAAACTTCCGCGCGCATATTGAAGCCTCGCGGGAAACTCAATTGCCGCTTGTCATTCACACGCGCGACGCGGACGAAGATATGGCAGAGATCCTGACAGAAGAAATGGGGAAGGGGGCGTTTCCCGCACTCCTCCACTGTTTCAGTTCGGGCCGGGCGCTTGGTATGACCGCCCTTGATCTTGGGCTCTATATTTCGCTTTCCGGGATCGTGACGTTTAAGAGCGCTGCGGACCTGCAGGAGATCGCTAAAGACGTGCCGCTGGACAAGCTGCTGGTGGAAACCGACGCGCCTTATCTTGCTCCCGTGCCGAAACGCGGCAAGAGGAACGAACCCTCCTTTGTAGCCCACACGGCTGCGAAAGTTGCTGAGCTTCAGGGCATTGAGGTGGATACACTGGCGGCGGCCACGACAGACAATTTCTTCAAGCTTTTCACCAAGGTCTCGCGGGAGGCGCTTGCATGA
- the tmk gene encoding thymidylate kinase, whose product MNASRPHPGRFITFEGGEGAGKSTQIRLLSDALEKAGYAVLQTREPGGSPGAEEIRALLVTGDGDRWTGMTEVLLHFAARADHLERVVRPALSEGKWVLCDRFVDSSMAYQGVAQSLGKDVIRDLTNLVVGTTMPDLTLILDLPVADGLTRAGARGEGEDRYEKMGQAFHEALRQAFLDIATDEPQRCKVIDATADINAVQQAIWAETATRFDL is encoded by the coding sequence ATGAACGCCAGTCGCCCGCATCCAGGACGCTTCATCACATTTGAAGGCGGTGAGGGGGCAGGCAAATCAACTCAGATTCGTCTTCTCAGTGATGCCCTGGAGAAAGCCGGATACGCAGTGTTACAGACACGCGAACCTGGTGGGTCACCTGGTGCTGAGGAAATTCGAGCACTGCTTGTTACCGGCGATGGCGATCGATGGACGGGCATGACGGAGGTTCTGCTCCATTTTGCTGCCCGGGCCGACCATCTTGAACGCGTTGTTCGTCCGGCCCTGAGTGAAGGAAAATGGGTTCTGTGTGACAGGTTTGTCGACTCATCCATGGCCTACCAGGGCGTCGCACAGTCGTTGGGCAAGGATGTGATACGCGATCTCACCAACCTTGTGGTGGGTACCACCATGCCGGACCTCACCTTGATCCTTGACCTGCCCGTCGCCGATGGCCTTACACGTGCTGGAGCTCGCGGTGAGGGCGAAGACCGGTACGAGAAAATGGGGCAGGCGTTTCATGAGGCCCTGCGTCAGGCATTCCTCGATATCGCTACCGATGAGCCTCAACGCTGCAAAGTGATTGACGCCACAGCCGACATCAACGCCGTTCAGCAGGCTATCTGGGCTGAAACAGCGACGCGCTTCGACCTCTGA
- the dnaX gene encoding DNA polymerase III subunit tau gives MSDLPEPDRLGDFKHPRETNVLYGHSHAEEALFDAFMSGRMHHAWLLTGPKGIGKTTLAYRMAKFVLTYSDAEKARAMGAENLSVSEDMPAARQILAQGHPDLLVIRRPVDEKTKKAKSVIPVDQVRKTSGFFGKSAGAGGWRVCIVDSADEMNANSANALLKVLEEPPAKSLFLLVSHQPGRLLPTIRSRCRQLPMPALSSSAMDQVLGANGADLSADDIAAIDVLAEGSAGRALTIASGDGLELYRSMVGLICQLPRPDIAAMHALADKAARRGAEQTFDILVDLMRDWVARAVRQGAGGPANPDIVPGEATAMAMLVHGQNLDRWVEVWEKIGELATRAEALNMDRKLVILNAFSMLEAAASSMTQSA, from the coding sequence ATGAGTGACCTTCCAGAACCCGACCGACTTGGCGATTTCAAGCACCCCAGAGAAACCAATGTTCTCTATGGGCACAGCCATGCCGAGGAAGCGCTGTTTGACGCCTTTATGAGCGGACGGATGCATCACGCCTGGCTGTTGACGGGCCCCAAGGGTATCGGCAAGACGACACTCGCATATCGGATGGCGAAGTTCGTGCTCACCTATTCCGATGCGGAAAAAGCTCGGGCGATGGGTGCAGAAAATCTGTCTGTCTCTGAGGACATGCCAGCCGCGCGCCAAATTCTCGCTCAAGGACATCCAGACCTGCTGGTCATCCGACGCCCTGTCGATGAGAAGACGAAGAAAGCCAAGTCCGTCATTCCTGTTGATCAGGTCCGAAAGACCTCTGGCTTTTTCGGGAAGAGCGCAGGAGCAGGTGGGTGGCGCGTCTGCATTGTGGACAGCGCTGATGAAATGAATGCGAACTCCGCAAATGCCCTGCTCAAAGTCCTAGAGGAACCGCCTGCAAAATCCCTATTCCTGCTCGTGAGCCACCAGCCCGGACGGCTGCTGCCCACCATTCGGTCGAGATGTCGGCAATTGCCCATGCCTGCGCTTAGTAGCAGCGCCATGGATCAGGTGCTCGGCGCCAATGGCGCTGATCTCAGCGCTGACGACATCGCTGCTATTGATGTTTTGGCGGAGGGAAGTGCCGGACGGGCGCTCACCATTGCATCAGGCGATGGTCTGGAGCTTTATCGATCCATGGTCGGACTGATCTGCCAGCTACCAAGGCCGGATATCGCGGCGATGCACGCCCTTGCGGACAAAGCCGCCAGACGGGGTGCCGAACAAACATTTGACATATTGGTCGACCTAATGCGCGATTGGGTCGCCCGGGCGGTACGCCAGGGTGCTGGCGGTCCTGCAAACCCCGATATTGTTCCTGGCGAAGCCACTGCCATGGCCATGCTGGTTCATGGGCAAAACCTTGATCGCTGGGTCGAGGTGTGGGAAAAGATCGGCGAATTGGCCACACGCGCAGAGGCGCTTAACATGGATCGCAAGTTGGTGATTTTGAACGCATTTTCGATGCTCGAGGCGGCTGCTTCCAGCATGACCCAGTCTGCTTAA
- the dacC gene encoding D-alanyl-D-alanine carboxypeptidase DacC produces the protein MIVRLISHSIIALLFVAGSFSAASASGFETKATFAVLMDGETGDILYEKEGDVLMAPASMTKLMTMTLLFEALKEGRLSLTDTMTVSENAWRRGGAASGSSTMFAEVNSRIPVEDLIRGVIVQSGNDACIAIAEGMSGSEEAFAEEMTRRGRELGLARAEFRNSTGWPHPEHKMTARELAQLARHLIYDLSDYYPYYNEREFTWNGITQSNRNPLLYMNLNADGLKTGHTEVSGYGLVASGEQNGRRLILVVNGLSSERERSEESEKLLRWGFREFKTYDLYAAGDVVENAEVWQGVYDLVPLVVAEDVSLTLTRAARRDMKVSANWDGPIAAPIKAGQEVGTLTIQAPNAPTRQFPIYAGANVDQIGLFGRAMSSVLQMVTGE, from the coding sequence TCGTTCGCCTAATTTCTCACAGCATAATCGCACTGCTTTTCGTCGCTGGCTCATTCTCAGCGGCCTCTGCATCGGGTTTTGAAACCAAAGCCACCTTCGCCGTTCTGATGGACGGGGAGACCGGCGACATCCTCTATGAGAAAGAGGGTGATGTCCTGATGGCGCCCGCCAGCATGACAAAGCTGATGACCATGACGCTTTTGTTCGAGGCCCTGAAAGAAGGACGCCTCAGCCTCACTGACACCATGACTGTCAGCGAAAATGCCTGGCGTCGCGGCGGGGCCGCGTCTGGTTCATCGACAATGTTCGCAGAGGTAAACTCGCGTATCCCTGTTGAGGACCTGATCCGCGGTGTAATTGTTCAATCGGGCAATGATGCCTGCATTGCTATTGCCGAAGGCATGAGCGGTTCAGAAGAAGCCTTTGCCGAAGAAATGACCCGCCGCGGTAGAGAACTCGGTCTCGCACGGGCTGAATTTAGGAACTCTACCGGTTGGCCACATCCCGAACATAAAATGACCGCGCGGGAGCTTGCACAGCTCGCCCGCCACCTGATCTACGACTTGAGCGATTATTATCCTTATTACAACGAGCGCGAGTTCACCTGGAACGGCATTACGCAATCCAACCGCAATCCGCTTCTCTACATGAACCTAAATGCCGACGGTCTAAAAACGGGTCATACTGAGGTGTCCGGATATGGCCTCGTCGCTTCAGGTGAACAGAATGGCCGACGGCTTATTCTGGTGGTGAATGGCCTTAGTTCCGAACGTGAGCGCTCGGAGGAAAGTGAAAAGCTTCTCCGGTGGGGCTTCCGGGAGTTCAAGACCTACGACCTGTATGCAGCTGGCGATGTCGTTGAGAACGCCGAAGTCTGGCAGGGTGTCTATGACCTCGTGCCTTTGGTCGTCGCTGAGGATGTGAGTCTGACGCTAACACGAGCGGCGCGGCGCGATATGAAAGTATCGGCAAACTGGGACGGGCCCATTGCCGCTCCCATCAAGGCGGGGCAGGAAGTAGGAACGTTGACCATTCAGGCTCCTAACGCGCCCACACGGCAGTTCCCGATTTACGCCGGTGCCAATGTCGATCAGATCGGCCTTTTTGGACGTGCCATGAGCTCTGTCCTTCAGATGGTAACAGGCGAATAG
- a CDS encoding iron-binding zinc finger CDGSH type: protein MDKPTIAAKEPAQVEVKAGESYWWCRCGKSANQPFCDGSHKGTSFEPMEYKAEKDRTLFFCQCKHTKREPFCDGAHNDL, encoded by the coding sequence ATGGACAAGCCGACAATTGCCGCGAAAGAACCCGCGCAGGTTGAGGTCAAAGCCGGTGAAAGCTATTGGTGGTGCCGCTGCGGGAAATCAGCCAACCAGCCTTTCTGCGATGGATCCCACAAGGGCACGTCGTTTGAACCTATGGAATATAAGGCCGAGAAAGACCGCACGCTCTTCTTCTGCCAGTGTAAGCACACCAAACGCGAGCCGTTCTGTGACGGTGCACACAATGATCTCTGA
- a CDS encoding putative hydrolase codes for MTTRFTILGSGSSGGVPRIGGYWGNCDPDEPKNSRSRCSLLVERWKDDPEKKTSVLVDTSPDMRAQLLGTGTQWIDGVLITHDHADQTHGIDDLRMVAINRMQRVDVYLDACTSETLMSRFGYCFQTPEGSSYPPILDAHMIRPGEPVTIEGEGGAITALPFDQDHGNIRSLGFRIGSVAYSADLVGLPEESFAFLEGVEHWIVDALRYKPHPSHAHVEMTMSWLERLKVAHGVLTNLHVDLDYATLAKELPDGHEPAYDGMTITVED; via the coding sequence ATGACCACCCGCTTTACAATTCTGGGCTCGGGGTCCTCGGGTGGTGTGCCCCGCATTGGCGGTTATTGGGGCAATTGCGATCCGGACGAGCCGAAGAACAGCCGGAGCCGTTGTTCGCTGCTCGTGGAGCGCTGGAAAGACGATCCCGAGAAAAAGACCAGCGTACTCGTCGATACCTCGCCGGATATGCGCGCGCAGCTTCTGGGCACCGGTACCCAATGGATCGACGGTGTGCTGATTACCCATGATCATGCGGATCAGACTCATGGCATTGATGATCTACGCATGGTGGCGATCAACCGAATGCAACGGGTTGATGTCTATCTGGATGCCTGCACGTCAGAAACGCTGATGTCTCGATTTGGCTATTGCTTTCAAACGCCGGAAGGTTCGAGCTACCCTCCCATCCTGGACGCCCACATGATCCGCCCGGGCGAGCCTGTGACGATTGAGGGGGAAGGGGGCGCCATCACTGCTCTGCCGTTTGATCAGGACCATGGGAATATCCGCTCGCTTGGGTTTCGCATTGGCTCTGTTGCTTATTCCGCCGATCTGGTGGGATTGCCAGAGGAGAGTTTTGCTTTCCTTGAAGGCGTCGAGCACTGGATCGTGGATGCGCTGCGCTACAAACCGCATCCAAGCCATGCTCATGTGGAAATGACCATGTCCTGGCTTGAACGGCTCAAAGTCGCCCACGGGGTGCTCACAAACCTTCATGTGGATCTGGATTATGCAACGCTCGCCAAAGAGCTTCCCGATGGTCACGAGCCTGCCTATGACGGGATGACGATTACCGTCGAGGACTAA
- a CDS encoding acetyltransferase (GNAT) domain protein, protein MSISTWKRDGFEISIDLDRLDKDWLLGALAKTYWAAENTPETLWNSIQHARGYGVYGPNGAQVGFARAVTDMARFAWISDVVIDDEARGRGLGKWLMETMVSDPALKTVHLWTLATDDAHGLYEQSGFGLTAKSELAEQFMHLKRQKM, encoded by the coding sequence ATGTCGATAAGCACCTGGAAACGTGATGGTTTTGAGATTTCGATAGATCTCGATCGGCTCGACAAGGACTGGCTTCTCGGCGCGCTCGCCAAAACCTATTGGGCCGCTGAAAACACACCTGAGACGCTCTGGAACAGCATTCAACATGCGCGCGGCTATGGTGTTTATGGTCCGAACGGTGCGCAGGTCGGCTTTGCGCGCGCGGTGACCGACATGGCGCGGTTTGCCTGGATATCAGACGTGGTGATTGACGATGAGGCGCGGGGCCGGGGGCTCGGCAAATGGCTCATGGAAACCATGGTGAGCGACCCGGCACTCAAAACCGTGCACCTGTGGACGCTCGCCACAGATGATGCCCATGGCCTTTATGAACAGTCCGGGTTTGGGCTCACGGCCAAGTCAGAACTGGCGGAGCAGTTCATGCACCTCAAACGCCAGAAGATGTGA